In Parasegetibacter sp. NRK P23, the genomic stretch AGGTTTAATGGTTTAAAACCATTGTACCCCGGTGTCTACCGGGGTACTTATTTTTTAACATATCCCAAGCAGGTGAATGGTTTATATTAGTGCATCAAACCATTTAAACCTGATTTATGAAAAGAAGCCTTCTTATGCCGGCGCTCTTATTTCTTTCATGCGCGGCCTTCTCTCAGCAAAAACTTCCATCACTTCCTGCAGATTCTACAAAGTCCCTTTTCGATGAAACTGATGAATTCATTTCTGATTCACTCGAGATAGCGGGCAGCGATAAAATTATACTAAAAGGAGACATTACGCTGAAGGGCAAGGGATACCTTTTTGAAGGGGTACAAAAAGCGGAAGTATTCAGAAAGTCGGGAATCATTCATATTTATGGCTGTAAAAAAATCGCCATAGAGAATGGATCCGCGCTGATTGATACGGGAAATAAACACAAATACATCGAATTCCACAAGGTTAACCGGAAGGTGATTTACCCTTAACTATCCATCATTGTTTCACCGCCATCACTACAAGATGCACTTCTTTTTCCCCATTCTTACGTTCAAAACTGATTCGCCGGGCTTTGAGTGGAGTGCATCCATGTTCATTGAATTGTTCCGCTAACCAGTGTTCTTCATAATAAAATATCCAGGCACCGGTTTTACCATCGCTGCTTTGCTGGAAACGGGAACTTCCCTGTGCGCCTTCTATCACGCTGGCATAAAAAACACCGCCCGATTTCAATAGCGTAAGGCAGTCTGAAATAAATTGCGCTGCTGCTTCGTGGGTAAGGTATGGCATACAGAAACCGCAGATGGTGCCGTCCAGGCCCGGGGGAATTCCTGTTAACGAGCGGGCATCCATCACGCGAAAATCCACGCCTGGCACATTTTTCCGGGCCAGCGTAATCATATTAGGCGCGGCATCTATCGCTATGATCTGGCACTCCGGCATACGGGCATGCAGGAAGCGGGTGATATTTCCCGGACCGCAACCAATTTCCAGTATCGATGCATTGTGCACCGGCAGCAACTGGCAGAAATCCTCGTAGGTTTCATCATACATAGTAAGATGCATGAACTTTTCCTGGTAAAGTTCCGCCACCTGGTTGTAGGTGTTGATGGATTGTGTATTGGGATCCATGGGCGTTTGTTTTGCGGGCATAAAAAACACCCGGGTTAATCCGGATGTTTTCTAAAATACACTAATAAACGCAGATACCAGGTGTTGAAAGCGCGTTAC encodes the following:
- a CDS encoding trans-aconitate 2-methyltransferase is translated as MPAKQTPMDPNTQSINTYNQVAELYQEKFMHLTMYDETYEDFCQLLPVHNASILEIGCGPGNITRFLHARMPECQIIAIDAAPNMITLARKNVPGVDFRVMDARSLTGIPPGLDGTICGFCMPYLTHEAAAQFISDCLTLLKSGGVFYASVIEGAQGSSRFQQSSDGKTGAWIFYYEEHWLAEQFNEHGCTPLKARRISFERKNGEKEVHLVVMAVKQ